The following coding sequences lie in one Pseudomonadota bacterium genomic window:
- the ispH gene encoding 4-hydroxy-3-methylbut-2-enyl diphosphate reductase, translated as MKVILARPRGVCAGVERAVKIVELALERFGAPIYVRKEIVHNRFIVDHLRQQGARFVDELDEVPAGALVIFSAHGISPAVRDDAERRGLRTVDATCPLVSKVHLEVLRYVKRDYNLVLIGHEGHDEVVGTLGHAPQSITLVTDVGHAERVELPLDKPLIVLTQTTLSVDDTKQIMAVLMRRFPQLETPGADDICYATQNRQNAVKALADSRIDLLLVVGSNNSSNAKRLVEVGESRSVPGYLIDRGAEIKPEWLEGVSAVGVTSGASTPEELVQDVVARLRELGADEVEISTTVEEHVVFTLPPELRQLGAATA; from the coding sequence ATGAAGGTCATTCTCGCCCGCCCACGCGGGGTTTGTGCTGGTGTCGAGCGGGCGGTGAAGATCGTCGAGCTGGCGCTCGAGCGCTTCGGCGCGCCGATCTACGTCCGCAAGGAGATCGTCCATAACCGCTTCATCGTCGATCACCTGCGCCAGCAGGGGGCGCGCTTCGTCGATGAGCTGGACGAGGTCCCGGCCGGTGCGCTGGTGATCTTCTCCGCGCATGGCATCTCGCCCGCGGTGCGCGACGACGCCGAGCGACGCGGGCTGCGCACCGTCGACGCCACCTGCCCGCTGGTCTCGAAGGTGCACCTCGAGGTGCTGCGCTACGTCAAGCGCGACTACAACCTGGTGCTGATCGGCCACGAGGGCCACGATGAGGTGGTGGGTACGCTCGGCCACGCCCCGCAGTCGATCACCCTCGTCACCGACGTCGGCCACGCCGAGCGCGTCGAGCTGCCCCTCGACAAGCCACTGATCGTGCTGACGCAGACGACGCTCTCGGTGGACGACACCAAGCAGATCATGGCCGTCCTGATGCGGCGCTTCCCGCAGCTCGAGACCCCCGGTGCCGACGATATCTGCTACGCGACGCAGAATCGCCAGAACGCCGTCAAGGCGCTGGCCGACAGCCGGATCGACCTGCTGCTGGTGGTCGGCTCGAATAACTCCTCCAACGCCAAGCGCCTGGTCGAGGTCGGGGAGTCGCGCTCCGTGCCGGGCTACCTGATCGACCGCGGCGCCGAGATCAAGCCCGAGTGGCTCGAGGGCGTCTCGGCGGTCGGCGTGACCTCGGGCGCGTCGACACCCGAGGAGCTGGTGCAGGACGTCGTGGCGCGGCTGCGCGAGCTGGGCGCGGACGAGGTCGAGATCTCGACCACCGTCGAGGAGCACGTCGTCTTCACCCTGCCTCCCGAGCTGCGCCAGCTCGGCGCCGCCACGGCCTGA
- a CDS encoding TolC family protein — protein MISLAMLAAGAALRVLTLQQALTLALEHHPDLQRAAAQAQAAAARADQARAPLLPQLSGYASYQRTTGNFALRPGFVPGDLRGGTSSFATFNYFNFGLSASQLVWDFRQSSGRWRAAQASAEAVGTARRTTQQQVRLALRSAFFTARAQRALVQVALEELGNQRRRLRQVEGFVEVGTRPPIDRAQARAELANARVQLIDAENAYALAKAQLKQAMGVEDDLDYEVADELLPAVPGEERSLAELLAEALRRRPELAGLEQERRAAALVGRAARGRNWPALSVSTALSDAGTELGALAWNWNAQAALSWPLYEGGLVGAQAREAEANVAALSAQRAVQRQAVRVALEQARLGVRAGQAGLRAAREALELARQRLALAEGRYETGSGNILELGDAQVALTQAAARVVQSEHALALARAQLLQALGRE, from the coding sequence ATGATCAGCCTTGCCATGCTGGCGGCCGGCGCCGCCCTTCGCGTCTTGACGCTGCAACAGGCGCTGACGCTGGCGCTCGAACACCACCCCGATCTACAGCGGGCGGCGGCCCAGGCCCAGGCCGCGGCCGCTCGGGCCGACCAGGCGCGCGCGCCGCTGCTGCCGCAGCTCAGCGGCTACGCGAGCTACCAGCGCACGACGGGCAACTTCGCCCTGCGCCCCGGCTTCGTCCCCGGCGACCTGCGCGGCGGCACGTCATCCTTCGCCACCTTCAACTACTTCAACTTCGGGCTCAGCGCCTCGCAGCTCGTCTGGGACTTTCGCCAAAGCAGCGGCCGTTGGCGCGCGGCCCAGGCCAGCGCGGAGGCGGTGGGCACGGCAAGGCGGACGACGCAGCAGCAGGTCCGACTCGCCCTGCGCTCGGCGTTCTTCACCGCGCGCGCGCAGCGGGCGCTGGTGCAGGTCGCGCTTGAGGAGCTCGGCAATCAGCGGCGGCGGCTGCGGCAGGTCGAGGGTTTCGTCGAGGTCGGCACGCGGCCGCCGATTGACCGGGCGCAGGCGCGGGCCGAGCTCGCCAATGCCCGTGTGCAGCTGATCGACGCCGAGAACGCCTACGCGCTGGCCAAGGCGCAGCTCAAGCAGGCGATGGGCGTGGAGGACGACCTCGACTACGAGGTCGCTGACGAGCTGCTGCCGGCCGTGCCCGGTGAGGAGCGCAGCTTGGCCGAGCTGCTCGCCGAGGCGCTGCGCCGGCGCCCCGAGCTTGCGGGCCTCGAGCAGGAGCGTCGCGCCGCGGCGTTGGTCGGGCGCGCCGCGCGCGGGCGCAACTGGCCAGCGCTGAGCGTTTCCACCGCGCTGAGCGATGCGGGCACCGAGCTGGGGGCGCTGGCCTGGAACTGGAACGCGCAGGCCGCCCTGAGCTGGCCGCTCTATGAGGGGGGGCTGGTGGGGGCCCAGGCGCGCGAGGCCGAGGCCAACGTCGCCGCGTTGAGCGCCCAGCGGGCGGTGCAGCGGCAGGCGGTGCGGGTGGCGCTCGAGCAGGCCCGGCTCGGCGTGCGTGCGGGGCAGGCCGGCTTGCGGGCGGCGCGCGAGGCGCTCGAGCTCGCGCGCCAGCGCCTCGCCCTGGCCGAGGGGCGCTACGAGACGGGGTCCGGCAACATCCTCGAGCTCGGCGATGCCCAGGTGGCGCTGACGCAGGCGGCGGCCCGGGTCGTGCAGTCCGAGCACGCGCTCGCGCTCGCCCGCGCGCAGCTGCTCCAGGCCCTTGGCCGCGAGTAG
- a CDS encoding ABC transporter permease produces the protein MNLLQVFRVALRALVRNKLRSFLTTLGIIIGVGAVIAMVAIGEGAKARVQEAFASVGSNMLIVLPGATTQGGATGGFGSLPTLTWDDLKAMQTELPSVRWAAPSLRSAAQVQSDEQNWSTQVNGTTPEYFELRGWKLSRGSGLSSSDVEAGTKAVVLGQTVVDKLYGANADPVGQLVRIKNMLFQVIGVLEKKGQSPIGQDFDDAVFIPVTTYRSKIQGGLGNYIAGVVFVGAASAPDVARAEREITALLRERHRIAPDADDDFSIRNLTEMAGAMQQGTNTLTALLASIAAVSLLVGGIGIMNIMLVSVTERTREIGVRMAVGARPGHILSQFLVEALTLALLGGLIGVGLGLLTAARLASAFGWPMLVRPEVIALAVGFSALVGVGFGLYPAHKASRLDPIAALRYE, from the coding sequence ATGAATCTACTCCAGGTCTTTCGCGTGGCGCTGCGCGCTCTCGTGCGCAACAAGCTACGCTCCTTTCTGACGACCCTGGGCATCATCATCGGCGTCGGAGCGGTGATCGCGATGGTGGCGATCGGCGAAGGGGCGAAGGCTCGCGTGCAGGAGGCCTTCGCCTCGGTCGGCTCGAACATGCTGATCGTGCTGCCCGGTGCCACCACCCAGGGAGGCGCCACGGGTGGCTTCGGCTCGCTGCCGACGCTGACCTGGGACGACCTCAAGGCGATGCAGACCGAGCTGCCGAGCGTGCGCTGGGCCGCGCCCTCCTTGCGCAGCGCCGCGCAGGTGCAGAGCGACGAGCAGAACTGGAGCACGCAGGTCAACGGCACCACGCCCGAGTACTTCGAGCTGCGCGGCTGGAAGCTCTCGCGGGGCAGCGGTCTCTCGAGCTCCGACGTTGAGGCCGGCACCAAGGCCGTCGTGCTCGGCCAGACGGTGGTGGACAAGCTCTACGGCGCCAACGCCGACCCCGTCGGCCAGCTCGTGCGCATCAAGAACATGCTCTTTCAGGTGATCGGCGTGCTGGAGAAGAAGGGCCAGTCGCCGATCGGCCAGGACTTCGACGACGCGGTCTTCATTCCGGTGACGACCTACCGCTCGAAGATTCAGGGCGGCTTGGGCAACTACATCGCCGGTGTGGTCTTCGTCGGCGCCGCTTCGGCCCCCGACGTGGCGCGCGCCGAGCGCGAGATCACCGCGCTGCTGCGCGAGCGCCATCGCATCGCGCCTGACGCCGACGACGACTTCTCGATCCGCAACCTGACCGAGATGGCGGGCGCGATGCAGCAAGGGACCAACACCCTGACCGCGCTGCTGGCGAGCATCGCCGCCGTCTCGCTGCTCGTCGGTGGCATCGGCATCATGAACATCATGTTGGTCAGCGTCACCGAGCGCACGCGCGAGATCGGCGTACGCATGGCCGTCGGCGCGCGCCCGGGGCACATCCTCTCGCAGTTCCTCGTCGAGGCCCTGACGCTGGCGCTGCTCGGCGGGCTGATCGGCGTCGGCCTCGGCCTGCTTACCGCGGCACGCCTGGCGTCGGCCTTTGGCTGGCCGATGCTCGTGCGGCCCGAGGTCATCGCGTTGGCCGTCGGCTTCAGCGCGCTGGTCGGCGTCGGCTTCGGGCTCTATCCGGCGCATAAGGCGTCGCGTCTCGATCCGATCGCGGCGCTGCGCTACGAGTGA
- the pdxA gene encoding 4-hydroxythreonine-4-phosphate dehydrogenase PdxA produces MEPRPIVGITCGDPAGIGPEIVVRAVGDPRVQAACRPLVIGDPHVVALAAQLCGGRRALRVVDGLERRETPPLGAEGPIEVVAAGELPPGSLRWGLVQAAAGQAAFAYVERAVQLAFAGTIDALATAPLHKVALRQAAVPYLGHTEMLAGLTGAHEPLTMFEAGALRIFFLTRHVSLRRACELVERERVLDVLLRAERALDRLKLPAGPLAVAALNPHGGEDGLLGCEEREQLEPAIAEARARGCAIEGPIPADAVFHQARQGRFRAVLALYHDQGHIAAKTLDFEHTVALTLGLPFLRTSVDHGTAFDLAGQGRASATSMIEAVLAAARYAGGWRHELRSARAERNRV; encoded by the coding sequence ATGGAGCCACGACCGATAGTCGGTATCACCTGCGGCGATCCGGCCGGTATCGGACCGGAGATCGTGGTCCGCGCGGTGGGTGATCCGCGGGTGCAGGCGGCCTGTCGGCCGCTGGTGATCGGCGACCCGCACGTGGTCGCGCTGGCAGCACAGCTCTGCGGCGGCCGGCGAGCCCTGCGCGTCGTGGACGGGCTGGAGCGGCGGGAGACGCCGCCCCTTGGCGCCGAGGGGCCGATCGAGGTCGTCGCCGCGGGCGAGCTGCCGCCAGGCAGCCTGCGCTGGGGCCTGGTACAGGCGGCGGCCGGGCAGGCCGCTTTTGCCTACGTCGAGCGCGCGGTCCAGCTCGCCTTCGCCGGGACGATCGACGCGCTGGCGACGGCGCCGCTGCATAAGGTCGCGCTGCGCCAGGCGGCGGTGCCCTATCTCGGACATACGGAGATGCTCGCCGGGCTGACGGGCGCCCACGAGCCGCTGACGATGTTCGAGGCTGGCGCCCTGCGCATCTTTTTTCTTACGCGCCATGTCTCACTGCGCCGCGCCTGCGAGTTGGTCGAGCGCGAGCGCGTCCTCGACGTGCTGCTACGCGCCGAGCGCGCGCTCGACCGCCTGAAGCTCCCGGCGGGGCCGCTGGCCGTCGCCGCGCTCAATCCGCACGGCGGTGAGGACGGGCTGCTCGGCTGCGAGGAGCGCGAGCAGCTCGAGCCGGCCATCGCCGAGGCGCGGGCCCGCGGTTGCGCCATCGAAGGGCCGATTCCAGCGGACGCGGTCTTCCACCAGGCCCGCCAGGGCCGCTTCCGCGCCGTGCTGGCGCTCTATCACGATCAGGGTCACATAGCGGCCAAGACGCTCGATTTCGAGCATACGGTGGCGCTGACCTTGGGCCTGCCCTTCCTGCGCACCTCGGTCGATCATGGCACGGCCTTCGACCTCGCCGGGCAGGGCCGCGCGAGCGCCACAAGCATGATCGAGGCCGTCTTGGCGGCGGCCCGCTACGCGGGCGGCTGGCGCCATGAACTTCGTTCCGCACGCGCGGAGCGGAATCGAGTATAG
- a CDS encoding efflux RND transporter periplasmic adaptor subunit, producing MARRRRWLLAGGGVLLLTGAVLAWQWRLRGAAEGPRSPYRTVAVDRGPIVARVTATGTLSAIVTVQVGSQVSGRIQQLFVDFNSAVSKGQVIAKIDPQLFEAAVEQARANLMAAEGNLARARAQAADALRQAARAEQLATRQLVATAERDTAAATAEAASAGVQAAGGSVAQARAALNQARINLAYTTIVSPTDGVVISRDVDVGQTVAASLQAPTLFVIAEDLRKMQVDTNVAEADVGRLRAGMPASFTVDAHPNEPFYGAVRQIRNAPQTVQNVVTYDAVIDVDNPALKLKPGMTANVTFVHADRDQALRVPNAALRFRPPAAALAAAAPSPKPNGQGNGRGSGRASARASERPTSGAATQPAAPPPPPRRELWVLRAGQARAVSIATGVTDGRWTEVLDGALAVGDEVIIEAVPGGVPRAAGGAGMGGGPPPRGMRSVF from the coding sequence ATGGCGAGGCGACGGCGTTGGCTCTTGGCCGGTGGTGGGGTGCTCCTGCTCACCGGCGCCGTGCTCGCCTGGCAGTGGCGCCTACGCGGCGCGGCCGAGGGGCCACGCTCGCCCTATCGCACGGTCGCCGTCGATCGCGGGCCCATCGTCGCGCGCGTCACCGCTACTGGGACCCTCTCGGCCATCGTCACCGTGCAGGTGGGCAGTCAGGTCTCGGGCCGCATCCAACAGCTCTTCGTCGACTTCAACTCGGCGGTGAGCAAGGGGCAGGTAATCGCGAAGATCGATCCCCAGCTCTTCGAGGCCGCCGTCGAGCAGGCGCGGGCGAATCTGATGGCTGCCGAGGGCAACCTCGCGCGTGCCCGCGCGCAGGCCGCCGACGCCCTCCGGCAGGCCGCGCGCGCCGAGCAGCTCGCGACGCGCCAGCTCGTGGCCACGGCCGAGCGCGACACCGCCGCCGCCACCGCCGAGGCCGCCAGCGCTGGGGTCCAGGCCGCGGGCGGCTCCGTGGCGCAGGCGCGCGCGGCGCTGAACCAGGCGCGCATCAATCTCGCCTATACGACGATCGTCTCGCCGACCGACGGCGTCGTCATTTCGCGCGACGTCGATGTCGGCCAGACCGTGGCCGCTTCACTGCAGGCGCCGACGCTCTTCGTCATCGCCGAGGATCTGCGCAAGATGCAGGTCGACACCAACGTGGCCGAGGCCGACGTGGGCCGCCTGCGGGCCGGCATGCCCGCCAGCTTCACGGTCGATGCCCACCCCAACGAGCCCTTCTACGGCGCCGTACGGCAGATCCGCAATGCGCCGCAGACCGTGCAGAACGTCGTCACCTACGACGCCGTGATCGACGTCGACAACCCCGCGCTGAAGCTGAAGCCGGGCATGACGGCCAACGTCACCTTCGTCCACGCCGACCGCGACCAAGCCCTGCGCGTGCCCAACGCCGCGCTGCGCTTCCGACCGCCTGCCGCTGCGCTCGCCGCCGCGGCCCCGTCGCCGAAGCCTAATGGGCAGGGCAATGGACGAGGCAGTGGGCGGGCGAGTGCGCGTGCCAGTGAGCGGCCAACGAGCGGCGCTGCGACCCAGCCTGCGGCGCCCCCGCCGCCGCCGCGCCGCGAGCTGTGGGTGTTGCGCGCCGGCCAGGCCCGCGCCGTCAGCATCGCCACGGGGGTCACCGACGGCCGCTGGACCGAGGTCCTCGACGGCGCGCTCGCGGTCGGTGACGAGGTCATCATCGAGGCCGTCCCTGGCGGTGTCCCGCGCGCGGCGGGCGGGGCTGGGATGGGCGGTGGGCCGCCGCCGCGCGGCATGCGCTCGGTGTTCTGA
- a CDS encoding ABC transporter ATP-binding protein, whose product MSPSPALPPLVRLQQVTKVYRMGDVDLHALRGVSLEIAQGGMTAIMGASGSGKSTLMNIVGCLDRPSGGSYQLAGRDISGLGRAALADVRNRTLGFVFQSFNLLSRTSALENVELPLLYAGVAGRERQRRAVSALERVGLADRLRHHPAQLSGGQQQRVAIARALVLDPRLILADEPTGNLDSSTSAEVMALFRQLALTGITVVLVTHEADIAAYAERVIVMRDGRVQSDQRQQPQAAPDAATLNAAKAPPPQGLQPAPQAAAAGGVG is encoded by the coding sequence ATGTCTCCCTCCCCCGCCCTCCCCCCGCTCGTGCGGCTCCAGCAGGTGACCAAGGTCTACCGCATGGGCGATGTCGACCTGCACGCGCTGCGCGGCGTCTCGCTGGAGATCGCCCAAGGCGGCATGACGGCGATCATGGGCGCCTCCGGCTCGGGTAAGTCGACGCTGATGAACATCGTCGGCTGCCTCGACCGGCCGAGCGGCGGAAGCTATCAGCTCGCTGGGCGCGACATCTCTGGCCTCGGTCGCGCGGCCCTGGCCGACGTGCGCAATCGCACGCTCGGCTTTGTCTTCCAGAGCTTCAATCTGCTCTCGCGGACGAGCGCGCTGGAGAACGTCGAGCTGCCCCTGCTCTACGCCGGTGTGGCTGGGCGCGAGCGCCAGCGACGGGCCGTCTCGGCGCTCGAGCGCGTCGGGCTGGCCGATCGCCTGCGCCACCATCCAGCGCAGCTCTCGGGCGGCCAGCAGCAGCGGGTGGCGATCGCGCGCGCGCTGGTGCTCGACCCGCGCCTGATCCTCGCCGACGAGCCGACGGGGAACCTCGACTCGTCGACCAGCGCGGAGGTGATGGCGCTCTTTCGCCAACTGGCGCTGACGGGCATCACGGTGGTGCTGGTGACGCACGAGGCCGATATCGCCGCCTACGCCGAGCGCGTGATCGTGATGCGCGACGGCCGCGTGCAATCCGATCAGCGCCAGCAGCCGCAGGCAGCGCCCGACGCTGCCACCCTCAACGCTGCCAAAGCGCCCCCGCCCCAGGGCCTTCAGCCCGCGCCGCAAGCCGCCGCGGCAGGAGGCGTCGGATGA
- a CDS encoding squalene/phytoene synthase family protein, whose translation MTQASLPSKVADATPAALEPADRRVAWAFCYRVLPGVSRTFALTIPVLQPPLADAVCVAYLLCRIADTIEDRNDLELGLRRGLYQRFAAMVATPARALAEGQVDAFLERWPPDATPAYQELVRGLAPVLEAYASLPQPQRAAIDACVQEMLGGMSAMTHPEPEDGTVWVCADLAQLERYCHYVAGTVGLMLTRLFDDALGGGFASAARLEEGRRFGLGLQLTNIVKDQVADGERGTSFVPRSWVGRRGGMLPEALAALLRRTLEHLDVAQAYTLALPAARSELRLFCLWALWMAVGTVREVARRSSPAPKISRVEVAEIIAFTRAHAAEDATLNKRYARLREQAWGAVDALAAATKAAAPLA comes from the coding sequence ATGACCCAAGCCTCTCTGCCCTCAAAGGTCGCCGATGCGACGCCCGCCGCGCTGGAGCCGGCCGACCGCAGGGTCGCCTGGGCCTTCTGTTATCGCGTGCTGCCCGGCGTCTCGCGTACCTTCGCGCTGACCATCCCCGTGCTTCAGCCACCGCTGGCTGACGCCGTCTGCGTCGCCTACCTGCTCTGTCGCATCGCCGACACCATCGAGGACCGCAACGACCTCGAGCTCGGCTTGCGGCGCGGCCTCTATCAGCGCTTCGCCGCGATGGTGGCCACGCCCGCGCGCGCGCTCGCCGAGGGCCAGGTCGACGCCTTCCTCGAGCGCTGGCCGCCCGATGCCACCCCGGCCTATCAGGAGCTGGTGCGCGGGCTGGCGCCGGTGTTGGAGGCCTACGCCAGCCTGCCCCAGCCGCAGCGCGCGGCGATCGACGCTTGCGTGCAGGAGATGCTCGGCGGCATGAGCGCGATGACCCACCCCGAACCCGAGGATGGGACGGTCTGGGTCTGCGCCGATCTTGCGCAGCTCGAGCGCTACTGCCATTACGTCGCCGGTACGGTCGGCCTGATGCTGACCCGGCTCTTCGACGATGCGCTGGGTGGCGGCTTCGCCTCGGCGGCGCGGCTGGAGGAGGGGCGGCGCTTCGGTCTCGGATTGCAGCTGACCAACATCGTCAAGGATCAGGTCGCCGACGGCGAGCGCGGTACCAGCTTCGTGCCGCGCTCCTGGGTCGGCCGGCGCGGCGGGATGTTACCCGAGGCCCTGGCGGCGCTGCTGCGCCGCACGCTCGAGCACCTCGACGTGGCGCAGGCCTACACCTTGGCCTTGCCCGCAGCGCGCAGCGAGCTGCGCCTGTTCTGCCTCTGGGCGCTATGGATGGCGGTCGGAACCGTGCGCGAGGTGGCGCGACGCAGCAGCCCGGCACCGAAGATCTCGCGCGTCGAGGTGGCGGAGATCATCGCGTTCACGCGCGCCCACGCCGCGGAGGACGCCACGCTCAATAAGCGCTACGCTCGGCTGCGCGAGCAGGCCTGGGGCGCGGTGGACGCGCTGGCCGCGGCGACGAAAGCGGCGGCACCCCTCGCCTGA
- a CDS encoding NAD(P)/FAD-dependent oxidoreductase, which produces MDQPAPAPARPLRQLEADVAIIGAGPAGTATAAHLGQLGVRNVLLVDKHDFPRDKTCGSGISPKGIAVLRKLGVWPEVERHARWIRGLRLVTPGDREVFVSAGSQHDAVICPRRILDHLLLQRAQALGVTFLPSFAAVRLVEEQGRVVGFEARDGTRVRARYTVVAGGAHCTLTTKEAARPKRTIQAIMGWWEDVPHRGDHLEMIFDKMLAPLYGWLFPEAATRVNIGITYEDPAHEQRARQLFQRFLDKHFADRLAGARQLGKWQGHPIAYDYNVGQLTSAGRVVVGEAGRLTHPATAEGIYQGMHSGMLAAAALQQVLAGRHERLAFGAYEWRCRQAFAASFAGAAAFRRLLSTPALDWLVAAGERPALKQLAARVLAWL; this is translated from the coding sequence ATGGATCAGCCTGCACCCGCCCCGGCCCGTCCCCTTCGCCAGCTCGAGGCCGACGTGGCCATCATCGGCGCCGGCCCCGCCGGCACGGCCACCGCCGCGCACCTCGGACAGCTCGGCGTGCGCAACGTGCTGCTGGTCGACAAGCACGACTTCCCGCGCGACAAGACCTGCGGCAGCGGCATCTCGCCCAAGGGCATCGCGGTGCTGCGCAAGCTCGGCGTCTGGCCCGAGGTCGAGCGCCACGCGCGCTGGATTCGCGGCCTGCGCCTCGTCACGCCCGGTGACCGCGAGGTCTTCGTCTCGGCCGGGAGCCAGCACGACGCCGTGATTTGCCCGCGCCGCATCCTCGATCACCTGCTGCTCCAGCGCGCGCAGGCGCTCGGCGTGACCTTCCTCCCGAGCTTCGCCGCCGTGCGCCTGGTCGAGGAGCAGGGGCGCGTCGTCGGCTTCGAGGCCCGCGACGGCACGCGCGTCCGCGCGCGCTACACCGTGGTCGCCGGCGGCGCGCACTGCACGCTGACCACCAAGGAGGCCGCGCGCCCCAAGCGCACGATCCAGGCGATCATGGGCTGGTGGGAGGACGTGCCGCATCGCGGCGACCACCTCGAGATGATCTTCGACAAGATGCTGGCGCCGCTCTATGGCTGGCTCTTTCCCGAAGCGGCGACGCGCGTCAACATCGGCATCACCTACGAGGATCCCGCCCATGAGCAGCGCGCTCGCCAGCTCTTTCAGCGCTTCCTCGACAAGCACTTCGCTGACCGGCTGGCCGGGGCGCGCCAGCTCGGCAAGTGGCAGGGCCACCCCATCGCCTACGACTACAACGTCGGCCAGCTGACCTCGGCCGGGCGCGTCGTCGTCGGGGAGGCCGGTCGGCTGACGCATCCGGCGACAGCCGAGGGCATCTACCAGGGCATGCACTCCGGGATGCTGGCGGCGGCGGCGCTGCAGCAGGTGCTGGCGGGTCGCCACGAGCGGCTCGCCTTCGGCGCCTACGAGTGGCGATGTCGGCAGGCCTTCGCCGCGTCGTTCGCGGGAGCGGCGGCCTTTCGCCGGCTCTTGAGCACGCCGGCGCTGGACTGGCTGGTGGCGGCCGGCGAGCGACCCGCGCTCAAGCAGCTCGCGGCGCGGGTGCTGGCCTGGCTCTGA